One genomic window of Anthonomus grandis grandis chromosome 3, icAntGran1.3, whole genome shotgun sequence includes the following:
- the LOC126734585 gene encoding organic cation transporter protein-like isoform X1 — MPIAQLLSGASIAVTSSSKEGLQTRTIELKEMPERSQNSTSEEEEEDDIISNTIGKYGKWQFLLTFILALVNIPCTWHIFVPIFHAREMKFICVQPPGSCQTIDSCQVSIESVGNSSCSVDSNITLVKCENWRFLGEGVTITSEFDLVCDRKSLINLAEMMFLAGVALGGLVSGIISDKYGRKRTLLASIFIQCTIGTTIAFAPWFELYVALRCILGFFSVSVVFSGFVLTIELVGGHWRTISGISYLFPVALGYCTIAGMAYVLQDWRHLQIAVSLPGTAFLFLWWFIPESPRWLLALGKTKEVIQILERAAKFNNKPLPANLEKSLVPVQKMDQTENHNVGVLDLFKNAAMRKKTLILFLIWFGVYLVYYGLVLNLGNLGGDLYVNSCLTGLVEVPAVALSILILIKGGRRWPLALTMILSGIFAGLAIPVSWISDDLQWLITTFMMTSKFCVSSSNVIMPVYTAELYPTIIRNIGVGAANVPAGVALMLVPYLFELAFIDRSVPLLVITIIGVVGGASVLFLPETGVQPLPDTLDGNQATRMSIASANGDVKKINNNHRV; from the exons ATGCCTATAGCCCAGCTACTTTCAGGAGCATCAATAGCCGTGACGTCTAGTAGTAAAGAAGGGCTACAGACCAGAACAATAGAGCTTAAAG AAATGCCAGAGCGTAGCCAAAACTCCACATCGGAAGAGGAAGAGGAGGATGACATTATATCGAATACCATAGGCAAATACGGCAAATGGCAGTTCTTACTTACTTTTATATTAGCTTTAGTGAACATACCTTGTACCTGGCATATTTTTGTGCCCATTTTTCACGCACGAGAAATGAAATTCAT TTGTGTACAGCCGCCTGGCAGCTGCCAAACAATAGACTCGTGTCAAGTGTCAATAGAATCTGTAGGTAACAGTAGCTGTAGCGTAGACAGTAATATTACTTTAGTAAAATGTGAAAACTGGAGGTTTTTGGGGGAAG gTGTGACTATAACCTCCGAGTTCGATTTAGTCTGTGATAGAAAATCTCTAATAAACCTGGCAGAGATGATGTTTCTTGCTGGGGTTGCCCTTGGAGGTTTAGTCAGCGGAATCATTTCCGATAAATATGGCAGAAAGAGAACTTTACTTGCCTCCATATTTATTCAGTGCACCATAG GCACCACAATAGCATTTGCACCATGGTTTGAGCTTTACGTAGCACTACGTTGCATCCTGGGTTTTTTCTCAGTGTCAGTTGTCTTCAGCGGGTTTGTGTTAACGATAGAACTTGTCGGAGGACATTGGAGAACGATAAGTGGGATTTCGTATCTGTTTCCAGTTGCACTGGGTTATTGTACCATTGCTGGAATGGCCTATGTACTGCAAGATTGGAGGCACCTGCAAATTGCTGTATCTTTGCCTGGAACTGCATTTTTGTTCTTATG GTGGTTCATTCCAGAATCTCCTCGTTGGCTCCTAGCCTTAGGCAAAACGAAAGAAGTAATCCAAATCCTGGAACGAGCAGCAAAATTCAACAACAAACCTCTGCCAGCGAACCTAGAGAAATCACTGGTCCCCGTCCAGAAAATGGACCAAACGGAAAACCATAACGTGGGCGTGCTGGACCTTTTCAAAAACGCCGCCATGAGAAAGAAGACTTTGATCCTTTTCTTGATATGGTTCGGAGTGTATTTGGTTTACTACGGCCTGGTGCTAAACCTTGGAAACCTTGGTGGGGACCTGTATGTTAACTCT TGCCTTACAGGTCTAGTGGAAGTCCCAGCGGTGGCCTTAAGCATACTAATCCTGATCAAAGGAGGTAGAAGGTGGCCTTTGGCACTCACTATGATCCTTTCGGGAATATTCGCCGGCCTAGCGATTCCAGTTTCATGGATCTCCGATGACTTACAATGGCTAATTACCACATTTATGATGACCAGCAAGTTCTGCGTTAGTTCTTCAAATGTGATCATgcctgtttacacagccgaactCTACCCGACGATCATAAGGAACATTGGGGTGGGAGCTGCAAATGTTCCTGCCGGTGTTGCTTTGATGTTGGTGCCGTATCTCTTTGAATTG gcatttaTTGACAGATCGGTTCCATTGTTGGTGATAACAATAATCGGGGTGGTAGGTGGCGCCTCAGTACTGTTTCTTCCGGAAACTGGTGTTCAGCCTCTGCCAGATACGCTTGATGGCAACCAGGCTACAAGAATGTCCATCGCATCAGCAAACGGAGATGTCAAGAAGATCAACAACAACCATCGGGTttaa
- the LOC126734585 gene encoding organic cation transporter protein-like isoform X2 — protein MADIYHGDNVEVQERLLQMPERSQNSTSEEEEEDDIISNTIGKYGKWQFLLTFILALVNIPCTWHIFVPIFHAREMKFICVQPPGSCQTIDSCQVSIESVGNSSCSVDSNITLVKCENWRFLGEGVTITSEFDLVCDRKSLINLAEMMFLAGVALGGLVSGIISDKYGRKRTLLASIFIQCTIGTTIAFAPWFELYVALRCILGFFSVSVVFSGFVLTIELVGGHWRTISGISYLFPVALGYCTIAGMAYVLQDWRHLQIAVSLPGTAFLFLWWFIPESPRWLLALGKTKEVIQILERAAKFNNKPLPANLEKSLVPVQKMDQTENHNVGVLDLFKNAAMRKKTLILFLIWFGVYLVYYGLVLNLGNLGGDLYVNSCLTGLVEVPAVALSILILIKGGRRWPLALTMILSGIFAGLAIPVSWISDDLQWLITTFMMTSKFCVSSSNVIMPVYTAELYPTIIRNIGVGAANVPAGVALMLVPYLFELAFIDRSVPLLVITIIGVVGGASVLFLPETGVQPLPDTLDGNQATRMSIASANGDVKKINNNHRV, from the exons ATGGCGGATATCTACCATGGGGACAATGTAGAAGTGCAAGAGAGGCTACTAC AAATGCCAGAGCGTAGCCAAAACTCCACATCGGAAGAGGAAGAGGAGGATGACATTATATCGAATACCATAGGCAAATACGGCAAATGGCAGTTCTTACTTACTTTTATATTAGCTTTAGTGAACATACCTTGTACCTGGCATATTTTTGTGCCCATTTTTCACGCACGAGAAATGAAATTCAT TTGTGTACAGCCGCCTGGCAGCTGCCAAACAATAGACTCGTGTCAAGTGTCAATAGAATCTGTAGGTAACAGTAGCTGTAGCGTAGACAGTAATATTACTTTAGTAAAATGTGAAAACTGGAGGTTTTTGGGGGAAG gTGTGACTATAACCTCCGAGTTCGATTTAGTCTGTGATAGAAAATCTCTAATAAACCTGGCAGAGATGATGTTTCTTGCTGGGGTTGCCCTTGGAGGTTTAGTCAGCGGAATCATTTCCGATAAATATGGCAGAAAGAGAACTTTACTTGCCTCCATATTTATTCAGTGCACCATAG GCACCACAATAGCATTTGCACCATGGTTTGAGCTTTACGTAGCACTACGTTGCATCCTGGGTTTTTTCTCAGTGTCAGTTGTCTTCAGCGGGTTTGTGTTAACGATAGAACTTGTCGGAGGACATTGGAGAACGATAAGTGGGATTTCGTATCTGTTTCCAGTTGCACTGGGTTATTGTACCATTGCTGGAATGGCCTATGTACTGCAAGATTGGAGGCACCTGCAAATTGCTGTATCTTTGCCTGGAACTGCATTTTTGTTCTTATG GTGGTTCATTCCAGAATCTCCTCGTTGGCTCCTAGCCTTAGGCAAAACGAAAGAAGTAATCCAAATCCTGGAACGAGCAGCAAAATTCAACAACAAACCTCTGCCAGCGAACCTAGAGAAATCACTGGTCCCCGTCCAGAAAATGGACCAAACGGAAAACCATAACGTGGGCGTGCTGGACCTTTTCAAAAACGCCGCCATGAGAAAGAAGACTTTGATCCTTTTCTTGATATGGTTCGGAGTGTATTTGGTTTACTACGGCCTGGTGCTAAACCTTGGAAACCTTGGTGGGGACCTGTATGTTAACTCT TGCCTTACAGGTCTAGTGGAAGTCCCAGCGGTGGCCTTAAGCATACTAATCCTGATCAAAGGAGGTAGAAGGTGGCCTTTGGCACTCACTATGATCCTTTCGGGAATATTCGCCGGCCTAGCGATTCCAGTTTCATGGATCTCCGATGACTTACAATGGCTAATTACCACATTTATGATGACCAGCAAGTTCTGCGTTAGTTCTTCAAATGTGATCATgcctgtttacacagccgaactCTACCCGACGATCATAAGGAACATTGGGGTGGGAGCTGCAAATGTTCCTGCCGGTGTTGCTTTGATGTTGGTGCCGTATCTCTTTGAATTG gcatttaTTGACAGATCGGTTCCATTGTTGGTGATAACAATAATCGGGGTGGTAGGTGGCGCCTCAGTACTGTTTCTTCCGGAAACTGGTGTTCAGCCTCTGCCAGATACGCTTGATGGCAACCAGGCTACAAGAATGTCCATCGCATCAGCAAACGGAGATGTCAAGAAGATCAACAACAACCATCGGGTttaa